From a single Callithrix jacchus isolate 240 chromosome 5, calJac240_pri, whole genome shotgun sequence genomic region:
- the KRT10 gene encoding keratin, type I cytoskeletal 10 isoform X1 gives MSVRSSSSKRYSYAIQGGGGGGGGGGSSFRISSSKGSLGGGFSSGGFSGGSFSRGSSGGCLGGSSSGYGISGGFGGSSFGGGYGSSSFGGGYGGGSFGGGSFSGGSFGGGGFGGGFGGSFGGGGGFGGDGGLLSGNEKVTMQNLNDRLASYLDKVRALEESNYELEGKIKEWYEKHGNSRQGEPRDYSKYYKTIDDLKSQILNLTTDNANILLQIDNARLAADDFRLKYENEVALRQSVEADINGLRRVLDELTLTKADLEMQIESLTEELAYLKKNHEEEMKDLRNVSTGDVNVEMNAAPGVDLTQLLNNMRSQYEQLAEQNRKDAEAWFNEKSKELTTEIDSNIEQMSSHKTEITELRRTVQGLEIELQSQLALKQSLEASLAETEGRYCVQLSQIQAQISALEEQLQQIRAETECQNSEYQQLLDIKIRLENEIQTYRSLLEGEGSSGGGGRGGGYGGGSSGGGYGGGSSGGGYGGGSSGGGYGGGSSSSGGGYGGGGSYGGGSSGGGGSYGGGSSGGGGGSSGGGSSSGGHKSSSSGSVGDSSSKGPRSAETSWDTNKTRVIKTIIEEVAPDGRVLSSMVESETKKHYY, from the exons ATGTCTGTTCGATCCAGCTCAAGCAAGCGCTACTCTTACGCTatccagggaggaggaggaggaggaggaggaggaggatcatCCTTCAGAATTTCGAGCAGCAAAGGCTCCCTTGGAGGAGGATTTAGCTCAGGGGGGTTCAGTGGTGGCTCTTTTAGCCGTGGGAGCTCTGGAGGCTGCTTGGGGGGCTCATCAAGTGGCTATGGAATATCAGGAGGTTTTGGTGGAAGTAGCTTTGGGGGAGGCTATGGAAGTAGCAGCTTTGGTGGGGGTTATGGAGGAGGCAGTTTTGGAGGTGGCAGCTTCAGTGGGGGCAGCTTTGGTGGAGGTGGCTTTGGAGGAGGCTTTGGAGGCAGCTTTGGTGGAGGTGGTGGATTTGGAGGAGATGGTGGCCTTCTCTCTGGAAATGAAAAAGTAACCATGCAGAATTTGAATGATCGCCTGGCTTCCTACTTGGACAAAGTTCGGGCTCTGGAAGAATCAAACTATGAGCTAGAAGGCAAAATCAAGGAATGGTATGAAAAGCATGGCAACTCACGCCAAGGGGAGCCTCGTGATTACAGCAAATACTACAAAACTATCGATGACCTTAAAAGTCAG ATCCTCAACCTAACAACTGATAATGCCAATATCCTGCTTCAGATCGATAATGCCAGGCTGGCAGCTGATGACTTCAGGCTGAA GTATGAGAATGAGGTAGCCCTGCGCCAGAGCGTGGAGGCTGACATCAACGGCCTGCGTAGGGTGCTGGATGAGCTGACCCTGACCAAAGCTGACCTGGAGATGCAGATTGAGAGCCTGACCGAAGAGCTGGCCTATCTGAAGAAGAACCACGAGGAG GAAATGAAAGACCTTCGAAATGTGTCCACTGGTGATGTGAATGTGGAAATGAATGCTGCCCCAGGTGTTGATCTGACTCAACTTCTGAATAACATGAGAAGCCAGTACGAACAACTCGCTGAACAAAACCGCAAAGATGCTGAAGCCTGGTTCAATGAAAAG AGCAAGGAACTGACTACAGAAATTGATAGTAACATTGAACAGATGTCCAGCCATAAAACTGAGATTACTGAATTGAGACGTACTGTACAAGGTCTGGAGATAGAACTACAGTCCCAACTGGCCCTG AAACAATCCCTGGAAGCCTCCTTGGCAGAAACAGAAGGTCGCTACTGCGTGCAGTTATCACAGATTCAGGCCCAGATCTCCGCTCTGGAAGAACAGCTGCAACAGATTCGAGCTGAAACCGAGTGCCAGAATAGTGAATATCAACAACTCCTGGATATTAAGATCCGACTAGAGAATGAAATTCAAACCTACCGCAGCCTGCTAGAAGGAGAGggaag TTCCGGAGGCGGCGGACGCGGCGGCGGCTACGGCGGCGGAAGCTCCGGCGGCGGCTACGGCGGTGGCAGCTCCGGAGGCGGCTACGGCGGCGGCAGCTCCGGGGGCGGCtacggcggcggcagcagcagctcCGGGGGCGGCTACGGCGGCGGCGGCAGCTATGGCGGCGGCAGctccggcggcggcggcagctaTGGCGGCGGCAgctccggcggcggcggcggcagctcaGGGGGCGGAAGCTCCAGCGGAGGACACAAGTCCTCCTCTTCCGGGTCGGTGGGCGACTCCTCATCTAAGGGACCAAGGTCAGCAGAAACTAGCTGGG ATACTAACAAAACCAGAGTAATCAAGACAATTATTGAAGAGGTGGCACCTGACGGTAGAGTCCTTTCATCCATGGTTGAATCAGAAACCAAGAAACACTACTATTAA
- the KRT10 gene encoding keratin, type I cytoskeletal 10 isoform X2, with translation MSVRSSSSKRYSYAIQGGGGGGGGGGSSFRISSSKGSLGGGFSSGGFSGGSFSRGSSGGCLGGSSSGYGISGGFGGSSFGGGYGSSSFGGGYGGGSFGGGSFSGGSFGGGGFGGGFGGSFGGGGGFGGDGGLLSGNEKVTMQNLNDRLASYLDKVRALEESNYELEGKIKEWYEKHGNSRQGEPRDYSKYYKTIDDLKSQILNLTTDNANILLQIDNARLAADDFRLKYENEVALRQSVEADINGLRRVLDELTLTKADLEMQIESLTEELAYLKKNHEEEMKDLRNVSTGDVNVEMNAAPGVDLTQLLNNMRSQYEQLAEQNRKDAEAWFNEKSKELTTEIDSNIEQMSSHKTEITELRRTVQGLEIELQSQLALKQSLEASLAETEGRYCVQLSQIQAQISALEEQLQQIRAETECQNSEYQQLLDIKIRLENEIQTYRSLLEGEGSSGGGGRGGGYGGGSSGGGYGGGSSGGGYGGGSSGGGYGGGSSSSGGGYGGGGSYGGGSSGGGGSYGGGSSGGGGGSSGGGSSSGGHKSSSSGSVGDSSSKGPRY, from the exons ATGTCTGTTCGATCCAGCTCAAGCAAGCGCTACTCTTACGCTatccagggaggaggaggaggaggaggaggaggaggatcatCCTTCAGAATTTCGAGCAGCAAAGGCTCCCTTGGAGGAGGATTTAGCTCAGGGGGGTTCAGTGGTGGCTCTTTTAGCCGTGGGAGCTCTGGAGGCTGCTTGGGGGGCTCATCAAGTGGCTATGGAATATCAGGAGGTTTTGGTGGAAGTAGCTTTGGGGGAGGCTATGGAAGTAGCAGCTTTGGTGGGGGTTATGGAGGAGGCAGTTTTGGAGGTGGCAGCTTCAGTGGGGGCAGCTTTGGTGGAGGTGGCTTTGGAGGAGGCTTTGGAGGCAGCTTTGGTGGAGGTGGTGGATTTGGAGGAGATGGTGGCCTTCTCTCTGGAAATGAAAAAGTAACCATGCAGAATTTGAATGATCGCCTGGCTTCCTACTTGGACAAAGTTCGGGCTCTGGAAGAATCAAACTATGAGCTAGAAGGCAAAATCAAGGAATGGTATGAAAAGCATGGCAACTCACGCCAAGGGGAGCCTCGTGATTACAGCAAATACTACAAAACTATCGATGACCTTAAAAGTCAG ATCCTCAACCTAACAACTGATAATGCCAATATCCTGCTTCAGATCGATAATGCCAGGCTGGCAGCTGATGACTTCAGGCTGAA GTATGAGAATGAGGTAGCCCTGCGCCAGAGCGTGGAGGCTGACATCAACGGCCTGCGTAGGGTGCTGGATGAGCTGACCCTGACCAAAGCTGACCTGGAGATGCAGATTGAGAGCCTGACCGAAGAGCTGGCCTATCTGAAGAAGAACCACGAGGAG GAAATGAAAGACCTTCGAAATGTGTCCACTGGTGATGTGAATGTGGAAATGAATGCTGCCCCAGGTGTTGATCTGACTCAACTTCTGAATAACATGAGAAGCCAGTACGAACAACTCGCTGAACAAAACCGCAAAGATGCTGAAGCCTGGTTCAATGAAAAG AGCAAGGAACTGACTACAGAAATTGATAGTAACATTGAACAGATGTCCAGCCATAAAACTGAGATTACTGAATTGAGACGTACTGTACAAGGTCTGGAGATAGAACTACAGTCCCAACTGGCCCTG AAACAATCCCTGGAAGCCTCCTTGGCAGAAACAGAAGGTCGCTACTGCGTGCAGTTATCACAGATTCAGGCCCAGATCTCCGCTCTGGAAGAACAGCTGCAACAGATTCGAGCTGAAACCGAGTGCCAGAATAGTGAATATCAACAACTCCTGGATATTAAGATCCGACTAGAGAATGAAATTCAAACCTACCGCAGCCTGCTAGAAGGAGAGggaag TTCCGGAGGCGGCGGACGCGGCGGCGGCTACGGCGGCGGAAGCTCCGGCGGCGGCTACGGCGGTGGCAGCTCCGGAGGCGGCTACGGCGGCGGCAGCTCCGGGGGCGGCtacggcggcggcagcagcagctcCGGGGGCGGCTACGGCGGCGGCGGCAGCTATGGCGGCGGCAGctccggcggcggcggcagctaTGGCGGCGGCAgctccggcggcggcggcggcagctcaGGGGGCGGAAGCTCCAGCGGAGGACACAAGTCCTCCTCTTCCGGGTCGGTGGGCGACTCCTCATCTAAGGGACCAAG ATACTAA